Proteins encoded within one genomic window of Flavobacterium gilvum:
- a CDS encoding YitT family protein, translating to MKFNQEPIDWKEIFEPKNIILNLVGVALITLALKGFMIPNKFLDGGVIGASILIHEITHISFGILVLVLNIPFLFIGKAVLGKTFSIQSLITFLMIAGSMTFVDIQPVTSDHLLIALFGGCLIGMGMGFVIRSGAAADGIEILALFTTRKIGLNVSEVIFGINSTLFLCAAWSFGISTALYSIVTYFSAIKSLDYIAQGIEQYTSLHIISSKSEEIKSLIVQQFGKGITVIKGERGYLPDTFHEKTDCDIIVTVVTRLELLRIKDEVSQLDPHAFMYIQYIKEARGGILRNRTKH from the coding sequence ATGAAATTCAACCAAGAACCTATTGACTGGAAAGAAATATTTGAACCAAAAAATATCATTCTTAATTTGGTTGGAGTGGCTTTGATCACATTAGCCTTAAAAGGATTTATGATTCCAAATAAATTTTTGGATGGTGGGGTTATAGGAGCTTCGATATTAATCCATGAAATCACACACATCTCCTTCGGTATTTTAGTGCTTGTATTAAATATTCCTTTTTTATTTATCGGAAAAGCTGTGTTGGGTAAAACTTTTTCCATTCAAAGCTTAATTACCTTTTTAATGATAGCAGGTAGTATGACATTTGTAGATATTCAACCTGTAACATCCGATCATTTGCTAATTGCTCTATTTGGAGGATGCTTAATCGGTATGGGAATGGGATTTGTAATTCGTAGTGGTGCAGCGGCTGACGGAATTGAAATACTTGCCTTATTTACAACCCGAAAAATTGGCCTAAATGTATCTGAAGTTATTTTTGGAATCAACTCAACACTGTTTCTTTGTGCGGCTTGGTCATTTGGCATAAGTACCGCTTTATACTCAATAGTTACTTATTTTTCGGCTATAAAATCACTGGATTATATTGCTCAAGGAATAGAACAATACACCTCTTTGCATATCATTTCGTCCAAAAGTGAGGAAATCAAATCATTAATCGTACAGCAATTTGGAAAAGGAATTACAGTTATCAAAGGTGAACGAGGATATCTTCCAGATACATTTCATGAAAAAACAGATTGTGATATCATTGTAACTGTTGTAACCCGCTTGGAATTACTAAGGATAAAAGATGAAGTTAGTCAGTTGGATCCACATGCCTTTATGTACATTCAATACATTAAAGAAGCAAGAGGTGGTATTTTAAGAAACAGGACTAAGCATTAG
- a CDS encoding Ig-like domain-containing protein — translation MNQVFFSKIKFFLGSYQIFFVLFFVFSFVKIDAQVTPGLIYEPATGAGRAVLDPDGDGYSSKKTTGFVADDSAESEIAYKPLVFVSVEPNSDLESGPNCGFTDFVDKGDRDPVQSYLDGNGNWLFRMRMGKTAPNAKSYSILIDTDGLFGGTGPNKDPQYSSTNPGFEIEIVLATKFGVFVYDVNNMNCTPVISYLGTTNYQKSVALTTSCGDPDYFYDFFVKFSDLASKFSITTSTPMRMVIIDNMAAKASTLCHTSSASDLAGIDDAAYGSLERAMTAIVNNYTPCTPGSVCTARSFCPGINNINKGATSVSGISSEASGTLITVYKDGTSIGSTVVISGVWELTNISPALDSGNVITATATAPGKSVSIDNCNPVTVVSCATVTSKPATSDIVKVSGSKGYALTVNGHPAGTIVRWYDASGNLVPTTNLIAPYNQNPATSSGSPVTASFQCKTGQCFTSAAYSFTYQEPGKCESAKTYDCQYASSQTATGTPTITVPVLTTSTSVSGTVASPDNVSGVIVNLYVNGVPLGTTKTGSGGAWTVNDVSLSGNQCQTLSVEAIASTKCVSPTATTTVTRTALAPIVNVPLCSSSAITTVSGTSAEAAGTVIQVYDNGTVAGSTTTVSATGTWKATGLSIALGHTITAKVLNSLCLNTSVTSNAVVVGTKSSNVPVINADDILECSDVVSGTGTNGDVIRLYIDGFQIGSTATVTGGTWAISGLSSTCDLYCGGVVTATASTGTNCEGNASVGKTVVCVNPSNSPTYTVSSNAVPSGSNIIMTVNNSENGVIYQIYNGASTSGSSKLGTGGTITLTSSPLTSTATLSVRAIRLGTNCIDTLEQTADITVTSGPTASVLSGEATICSGVGANLSIAITGGVSPYTVTIDNGVGTISNYISGTNILVNPSATTTYAIVSVKDANSDLSTGISGAPTVTVVTSSTSPVIASANRENLCSGDSGNIDLSVTGGSGTDVKWYTTSCGETLVGTGNPLNITAPEATTTYYARWENGSCYSSCESVMVTVNSIPSAPVVSAVDNCNGTSTLSTNATGSLLWSTSETTSSVTVNTSGTYTVTQTVNGCTSAFSTTFAQPNCIAPVAIAPVAIDDNFISRSAAVVSGSVATNDSDGNNTLSELEFLPLEEPTIDQGTIEWDPTYNGSFIFTPTPGYNGTVTIRYRVEDPTGLSDEGVLTIYVSKNDSPSAVNDTATTAEDTPLSGSVSGNDSASNDGGNVWSLVGVNGGALHGTVSMQSDGSYTYTPDANWYGTETIYYQVCDVDGDCSNATITITVNSVNELPSAVNDTATTAEDTPLNGSVSGNDSLSNDGGNVWSLVGENGGASHGTIIMTPDGSYTYTPDANWHGIETIDYQVCAADGDCSNATITITVSSVNEFPSAVNDTATTNEDSPISGNLATNDSPSKDGGNVWSLVGDNGGALHGTIAMTPDGSYTYTPDANWYGTETINYQVCDADGDCSKATLTITVNPVDEFPSAVNDTATTNEDSPISGNVSTNDSPSNDAGNIWSLVGDNGGALNGTITMTSDGSYTYTPDANWYGTETINYQICDVDGDCSKATLTITVNSVNELPSAVNDTATTEEDTPFSGKVSDNDSPSNDGENVWSLVGENGGALHGTITMTADGIYTYTPDANWYGTETINYQVCDGDGDCSKATLTITVNPVDEFPSAVNDTATTNEDSPISGNVSTNDSPSNDAGNIWSLVGENGGATHGTITMTADGSYTYTPDANWNGTETIDYQVCAADGDCSKATLIITINTVDEFPSAVNDTATTEEDTPFSGKVSGNDSPSNDSGNIWSLIGENGGALQGTITMTSDGSYTYTPDANWYGTETINYQVCDVDGDCSKATITITVSSVNEFPTAVNDTATTNEDSPISGTVSSNDSPSNDGENVWSLVGDNGGALHGTITMTPDGTYTYTPDTNWYGTETINYQICDADGDCAKATLTITVNSVNEFPTAVSDTATTNEDSPISGNVATNDSPSNDSGNVWSLVGDNGGALHGTVTMTPDGSYTYTADANWYGTETINYQVCAADGDCSNATITITVNSVNELPSAVNDTASTAEDTPLSGNVTTNDSSSNDGGNEWSLVGDNGGALHGTITMTPDGSYTYTPDANWYGTETINYQVCDGDGDCAKATLTITVSSVNEFPTAVNDTATTNEDSQLSGKVSDNDSPSNDGGNVWSLVGNNGGALHGTITMTPDGSYTYTPDANWYGTETINYQVCDADGDCAKATITITINPVDEFPSAVNDTATTNEDSPIRGSVSGNDSPSNDAGNIWSLVGENGGASHGTITMTPDGSYIYTPDANWYGTEAINYQVCDVDGDCAKATITITVNPVDEFPLAVNDTATTAEDTPLSGSVSGNDSASNAAGNIWSLVGDNGGALNGTITMTPDGSYTYTPDANWYGTETINYQVCDADGDCTKAMLTITVSSVNEFPSAVNDTATTNEDSPISGKVSGNDSPSNDGGNVWSLVGNNGGALHGTVTMTPDGSYTYTSDANWYGTETINYQVCDVDGDCAKATLTITVNPVNEFPSAVNDTATTEEDAPFSGKVSDNDSPSNDAGNVWSLVGENGGASYGTIAMTADGSYTYTPDANWYGTETINYQVCDGDGDCSKATLTITVSPVDEFPSAVNDTATTNEDSPISGNVSTNDSPSNDAGNVWSLVGGNGGALHGMIAMTADGSYTYTPDANWHGTETINYQVCDADGDCSKAMLTITVNSVEKFVENPSIALIKTIASSDENGDGLIESGEKVKYAFVITNTGNVTLTNITISDFLPGVVITGGPISLKPGAVDKTSFEGTYTITANDLLAGRVINTAEVYGTTPNGEIVKDLSDNNSNNGDESTVLDIQKCKIEVFNSLSPNGDGLNDLFRVDGLECYPENSVEIYNRWGVLVFERDNYNNNDRAFKGISEGRVTVKQSEELPVGVYFYVVKYKEVDSKIYKKSGYLYLNRK, via the coding sequence ATGAATCAAGTCTTTTTTTCCAAAATCAAATTTTTCTTGGGCAGTTATCAAATCTTCTTTGTACTGTTTTTTGTTTTCTCATTTGTAAAAATAGATGCTCAGGTTACGCCTGGATTGATTTATGAACCAGCTACTGGGGCAGGTAGAGCCGTACTTGATCCCGATGGAGATGGATATTCCTCCAAGAAAACAACTGGTTTTGTAGCAGATGATAGTGCAGAAAGCGAAATAGCTTATAAACCGCTTGTTTTTGTTTCGGTTGAGCCTAATAGCGATTTAGAATCGGGACCCAATTGTGGATTCACTGATTTTGTGGATAAAGGTGATAGGGATCCTGTTCAGTCGTATCTTGATGGTAATGGAAACTGGCTTTTTCGGATGAGGATGGGTAAAACTGCACCGAATGCTAAAAGTTATAGTATATTGATTGATACCGATGGATTGTTTGGAGGAACGGGACCTAATAAAGATCCACAGTATTCCAGTACAAATCCAGGTTTTGAAATTGAAATTGTATTAGCGACAAAATTCGGAGTATTCGTTTACGATGTGAACAATATGAATTGTACTCCGGTAATTTCATATTTAGGAACAACCAATTATCAAAAATCGGTTGCTTTGACAACTTCTTGTGGGGACCCGGATTATTTTTATGACTTTTTTGTAAAGTTCAGTGATTTAGCTTCAAAATTTAGCATTACGACATCTACACCAATGCGTATGGTAATTATAGATAATATGGCAGCCAAGGCATCTACGCTTTGTCATACAAGTTCAGCTTCAGATTTGGCGGGTATTGATGATGCTGCCTATGGAAGCCTTGAAAGAGCAATGACTGCTATTGTAAATAATTATACACCTTGTACTCCCGGATCAGTGTGTACAGCTCGATCATTTTGTCCAGGGATTAACAACATAAATAAGGGAGCGACTTCGGTTTCTGGAATTTCATCGGAAGCTAGCGGAACGCTAATAACTGTTTATAAAGACGGTACATCTATTGGTAGTACTGTGGTAATTTCTGGTGTTTGGGAACTTACAAATATAAGCCCGGCGCTTGATTCAGGTAATGTGATAACAGCAACGGCCACTGCTCCCGGCAAATCGGTATCCATAGACAATTGTAATCCGGTTACTGTTGTGAGTTGTGCGACGGTGACATCAAAACCAGCGACGAGTGACATTGTTAAGGTCTCAGGAAGTAAAGGATATGCGTTAACCGTGAACGGTCATCCGGCAGGAACAATTGTAAGATGGTACGATGCTAGTGGAAATCTTGTGCCTACAACAAATTTAATTGCTCCGTACAATCAGAATCCTGCAACTTCATCGGGAAGTCCCGTAACCGCTTCATTTCAATGCAAGACAGGACAGTGTTTTACTTCTGCAGCATATTCATTTACTTATCAGGAACCGGGCAAGTGTGAATCGGCTAAAACGTATGATTGCCAATATGCTTCTTCACAAACAGCGACCGGTACTCCAACAATTACGGTACCTGTATTGACCACTTCTACTTCTGTGTCTGGAACAGTTGCTTCTCCTGATAATGTATCTGGAGTTATAGTAAATTTATATGTCAATGGAGTACCGTTGGGAACGACAAAAACAGGTTCAGGAGGTGCCTGGACAGTCAATGATGTATCACTTTCAGGAAATCAATGTCAAACATTGTCAGTGGAAGCAATTGCTTCCACTAAGTGTGTTTCACCAACGGCAACAACGACCGTAACCAGAACAGCACTTGCTCCTATAGTAAATGTTCCGCTTTGTTCATCATCTGCAATTACAACTGTCTCAGGAACTTCAGCAGAAGCAGCCGGAACGGTAATTCAAGTATATGATAATGGAACTGTAGCAGGTTCTACCACTACTGTTTCAGCAACAGGCACTTGGAAGGCCACGGGTCTTAGTATAGCTTTAGGACATACGATAACAGCTAAAGTACTGAACAGTTTATGTCTTAATACCAGTGTGACTTCAAATGCGGTTGTAGTAGGGACAAAATCGTCTAATGTACCGGTCATCAATGCGGATGACATTTTGGAATGTTCGGATGTTGTAAGTGGAACAGGGACTAACGGTGATGTTATCAGACTGTATATAGATGGTTTTCAAATAGGTTCAACAGCTACAGTTACAGGAGGAACCTGGGCGATTTCAGGACTTTCGTCCACTTGCGATTTGTATTGTGGAGGTGTTGTGACTGCAACAGCTTCTACCGGAACTAATTGCGAAGGAAATGCATCGGTAGGGAAAACAGTTGTTTGCGTAAACCCTTCAAATAGTCCAACTTATACAGTTTCGTCAAATGCAGTTCCTTCGGGATCAAACATTATTATGACAGTAAATAATTCCGAAAATGGCGTAATTTATCAAATTTATAACGGAGCTTCCACTAGTGGCTCATCCAAATTAGGAACAGGTGGTACAATAACGTTGACTTCATCTCCATTAACTTCCACAGCGACACTTTCTGTTAGAGCAATAAGATTGGGAACCAATTGTATTGATACCTTGGAACAAACAGCCGACATTACTGTAACTTCAGGCCCGACGGCTTCGGTTTTATCAGGTGAAGCTACGATTTGTAGCGGAGTTGGAGCCAATCTTTCTATAGCCATAACGGGGGGTGTTTCTCCTTATACAGTTACAATTGATAATGGAGTAGGAACGATTTCGAATTATATATCAGGGACTAATATTTTAGTTAATCCAAGTGCAACAACAACATATGCTATTGTGTCTGTTAAAGATGCTAATTCTGATTTGTCTACAGGAATAAGTGGTGCTCCAACAGTTACTGTGGTGACTTCGTCTACATCTCCTGTAATTGCAAGTGCCAATAGAGAAAATCTTTGTTCTGGAGATTCTGGAAATATTGATTTAAGTGTAACGGGTGGGTCTGGTACAGACGTAAAATGGTATACAACAAGTTGTGGAGAAACCCTCGTAGGAACTGGAAATCCATTGAATATTACGGCACCTGAGGCAACAACAACATATTATGCAAGATGGGAAAACGGTTCTTGTTATTCATCTTGTGAAAGTGTGATGGTGACAGTAAATTCTATTCCTTCTGCTCCTGTGGTATCGGCAGTTGATAATTGCAATGGGACATCGACTTTGTCAACAAATGCAACAGGTAGTTTGCTTTGGAGTACCAGCGAGACGACATCAAGCGTTACGGTTAATACTTCTGGAACCTATACGGTAACACAAACGGTGAATGGTTGTACCAGTGCCTTTTCAACAACTTTTGCTCAACCAAATTGTATTGCTCCGGTTGCTATTGCCCCAGTTGCTATAGACGATAATTTCATTTCTCGCTCAGCTGCAGTGGTATCCGGATCAGTTGCGACTAATGATTCGGATGGTAATAACACATTATCTGAGCTCGAATTTTTACCGTTGGAAGAACCAACTATTGATCAAGGTACTATCGAATGGGATCCTACCTATAATGGTTCATTTATTTTTACTCCTACACCTGGCTATAACGGTACTGTAACTATAAGATATCGAGTTGAAGACCCTACTGGTCTTAGCGATGAAGGAGTATTGACTATTTATGTATCCAAGAATGATTCACCATCGGCAGTAAATGATACAGCTACCACGGCAGAAGATACTCCGCTCAGCGGAAGCGTTTCGGGCAACGACAGCGCGAGCAATGACGGCGGAAACGTATGGTCATTGGTCGGAGTAAACGGTGGCGCCTTACACGGCACCGTGAGTATGCAAAGCGACGGCTCTTATACCTACACTCCCGATGCCAATTGGTACGGCACGGAAACAATTTACTACCAAGTCTGTGATGTGGATGGCGATTGCTCAAATGCCACCATCACCATCACGGTGAATTCGGTGAATGAATTACCATCGGCGGTAAACGATACAGCCACCACCGCAGAAGATACTCCGCTCAACGGAAGCGTTTCGGGCAACGACAGTTTGAGTAATGACGGCGGGAACGTATGGTCATTGGTTGGAGAAAACGGTGGAGCCTCGCACGGCACGATAATCATGACTCCTGACGGCTCTTATACCTACACACCCGATGCGAATTGGCACGGGATAGAAACAATTGACTACCAGGTTTGTGCTGCGGATGGTGATTGCTCAAATGCCACCATCACCATCACGGTAAGTTCGGTGAATGAATTCCCATCGGCGGTAAACGATACGGCCACTACAAATGAAGACAGTCCTATAAGTGGAAACCTGGCAACTAACGACAGCCCAAGCAAGGACGGAGGCAACGTATGGTCATTGGTTGGAGACAACGGCGGCGCTTTGCACGGCACGATAGCTATGACTCCTGACGGTTCTTATACCTACACGCCAGATGCCAACTGGTACGGCACGGAAACCATTAACTACCAAGTCTGTGATGCGGATGGCGATTGCTCAAAAGCTACGCTCACCATCACGGTAAACCCTGTAGATGAGTTCCCATCGGCGGTCAACGATACCGCCACTACAAATGAAGACAGTCCTATAAGTGGAAACGTGTCAACTAACGACAGCCCGAGCAATGACGCAGGCAATATATGGTCATTGGTTGGAGACAACGGCGGCGCTTTAAATGGCACGATAACCATGACTTCTGACGGCTCTTATACCTACACGCCAGATGCAAACTGGTACGGCACGGAAACCATTAACTACCAAATCTGTGATGTTGATGGTGATTGCTCAAAAGCAACGCTTACCATCACGGTGAATTCGGTGAATGAATTACCATCGGCAGTAAACGATACCGCTACCACGGAAGAAGATACTCCGTTTAGTGGAAAAGTTTCAGACAACGACAGCCCAAGCAATGACGGAGAAAACGTATGGTCATTGGTTGGAGAAAACGGCGGCGCTTTACACGGCACGATAACCATGACTGCTGATGGCATTTATACCTACACGCCCGATGCCAACTGGTACGGCACGGAAACCATTAATTACCAAGTCTGTGATGGGGATGGTGATTGCTCAAAAGCTACCCTTACCATCACAGTAAACCCTGTAGATGAGTTCCCATCGGCGGTCAACGATACCGCCACTACAAATGAAGACAGTCCTATAAGTGGAAACGTGTCAACTAACGACAGTCCGAGCAATGACGCAGGCAACATATGGTCATTGGTCGGAGAAAATGGAGGAGCCACGCACGGTACGATAACTATGACTGCTGACGGTTCTTATACCTACACGCCCGATGCGAACTGGAACGGCACGGAAACAATTGACTACCAAGTCTGTGCTGCGGATGGCGATTGCTCAAAAGCCACGCTCATCATCACGATAAACACTGTAGATGAATTCCCATCGGCAGTAAACGATACGGCCACTACGGAAGAAGATACTCCGTTTAGTGGAAAAGTTTCGGGCAACGACAGCCCGAGCAATGACAGCGGAAACATATGGTCATTGATCGGAGAAAACGGCGGCGCTTTGCAAGGCACGATAACCATGACTTCTGATGGCTCTTATACCTACACACCCGATGCGAATTGGTACGGTACGGAAACCATCAACTACCAAGTCTGTGATGTGGATGGAGATTGCTCAAAAGCTACCATCACCATCACGGTGAGTTCTGTGAATGAATTCCCAACAGCGGTCAACGATACAGCTACTACAAATGAAGACAGTCCTATAAGCGGAACCGTTTCGAGCAACGACAGCCCGAGCAATGACGGGGAAAACGTATGGTCATTGGTTGGAGACAACGGCGGTGCTTTGCACGGTACAATAACCATGACCCCTGACGGCACTTATACCTACACTCCCGATACGAATTGGTACGGCACGGAAACAATTAACTACCAAATCTGTGATGCGGATGGTGATTGCGCAAAAGCAACGCTTACCATCACGGTGAATTCGGTGAATGAATTCCCAACAGCGGTCAGCGATACGGCCACTACAAATGAAGACAGTCCTATAAGTGGAAACGTGGCAACTAACGACAGCCCGAGCAATGACTCAGGCAATGTATGGTCATTGGTTGGAGACAACGGCGGTGCTTTACACGGCACGGTAACCATGACTCCTGACGGCTCTTATACCTACACGGCCGATGCGAATTGGTACGGCACGGAAACCATTAACTACCAAGTTTGTGCTGCGGATGGCGATTGCTCAAATGCCACCATCACCATCACGGTGAATTCGGTGAATGAATTACCATCGGCGGTAAACGATACGGCCAGCACGGCAGAAGATACTCCGTTAAGCGGAAACGTAACAACTAACGACAGTTCGAGTAATGACGGCGGGAACGAATGGTCATTGGTTGGAGACAACGGCGGCGCTTTGCACGGTACAATAACCATGACTCCTGACGGCTCTTATACCTACACGCCAGATGCCAATTGGTACGGCACGGAAACCATTAATTACCAAGTCTGTGATGGGGATGGCGATTGCGCAAAAGCTACGCTTACCATCACGGTAAGTTCGGTGAATGAATTCCCAACAGCGGTCAATGATACGGCTACTACAAATGAAGACAGTCAGTTAAGCGGAAAAGTTTCGGACAACGATAGCCCGAGCAATGACGGCGGAAACGTATGGTCATTGGTTGGAAACAACGGCGGCGCTTTACACGGTACGATAACCATGACTCCTGACGGTTCTTATACCTATACGCCCGATGCAAACTGGTACGGCACTGAAACCATTAATTACCAAGTCTGTGATGCGGATGGTGATTGCGCAAAAGCCACTATCACCATCACGATAAACCCTGTAGATGAGTTCCCATCGGCAGTAAACGATACGGCAACTACAAATGAAGACAGTCCTATAAGAGGAAGCGTTTCGGGCAACGACAGTCCGAGCAATGACGCAGGCAACATATGGTCATTGGTCGGAGAAAATGGAGGTGCCTCGCACGGTACGATAACTATGACTCCTGATGGTTCTTATATCTACACGCCCGATGCGAACTGGTACGGCACGGAAGCCATTAACTACCAAGTCTGTGATGTGGATGGTGATTGCGCAAAAGCCACCATCACCATCACCGTAAACCCTGTAGATGAATTCCCATTGGCAGTAAACGATACAGCCACCACCGCAGAAGATACTCCGCTCAGCGGAAGCGTTTCGGGCAACGACAGCGCGAGCAATGCCGCAGGCAACATATGGTCATTGGTTGGAGACAACGGCGGCGCTTTAAATGGCACGATAACCATGACTCCTGACGGCTCTTATACCTACACGCCAGATGCAAACTGGTACGGCACGGAAACCATTAACTACCAAGTCTGTGATGCGGATGGTGATTGCACAAAAGCCATGCTTACCATCACGGTGAGTTCGGTGAATGAATTCCCATCGGCAGTAAACGATACGGCCACTACAAATGAAGACAGTCCTATAAGCGGAAAAGTTTCGGGCAACGACAGCCCGAGCAATGACGGCGGAAACGTATGGTCATTGGTTGGAAACAACGGCGGCGCTTTGCACGGTACAGTAACCATGACTCCTGACGGATCTTATACCTACACATCCGATGCAAATTGGTACGGCACGGAAACCATTAACTACCAAGTTTGTGATGTGGATGGTGATTGCGCAAAAGCTACGCTGACCATCACAGTAAACCCTGTGAATGAATTCCCATCGGCAGTAAACGATACGGCCACTACGGAAGAAGATGCTCCGTTTAGTGGAAAAGTTTCAGACAACGACAGCCCGAGCAATGACGCAGGCAATGTATGGTCATTGGTTGGAGAAAATGGAGGAGCCTCGTACGGCACGATAGCTATGACTGCTGACGGTTCTTATACCTACACACCCGATGCTAACTGGTACGGCACGGAAACCATTAACTACCAAGTCTGTGATGGGGATGGTGATTGCTCAAAAGCTACCCTTACCATCACAGTAAGCCCTGTAGATGAGTTCCCATCGGCGGTCAACGATACCGCCACTACAAATGAAGACAGTCCTATAAGTGGAAACGTGTCAACTAACGACAGCCCGAGCAATGACGCAGGCAACGTATGGTCATTGGTCGGGGGCAATGGTGGTGCTTTACACGGCATGATAGCCATGACCGCTGACGGCTCTTATACCTACACGCCGGATGCGAATTGGCACGGCACGGAAACCATTAACTACCAAGTCTGTGATGCGGATGGTGATTGCTCAAAAGCCATGCTTACTATCACAGTGAATTCGGTGGAGAAATTTGTCGAGAATCCATCAATTGCATTGATAAAAACAATTGCATCTTCAGATGAAAATGGAGATGGATTGATTGAATCTGGGGAGAAGGTTAAATATGCGTTTGTAATAACAAATACAGGAAATGTAACTCTGACTAATATAACAATATCTGATTTTTTGCCTGGAGTTGTTATAACAGGTGGTCCAATTTCACTTAAGCCAGGTGCAGTTGACAAAACTTCATTTGAAGGAACTTATACAATAACAGCTAATGATTTATTAGCAGGAAGAGTAATAAATACAGCAGAAGTTTATGGTACAACACCTAACGGTGAAATTGTTAAGGATTTATCGGATAATAATTCAAATAATGGTGATGAAAGTACTGTTCTAGACATTCAAAAATGTAAAATCGAAGTGTTTAATTCACTATCTCCAAATGGTGATGGATTAAATGATTTGTTTAGAGTAGATGGTTTAGAATGTTATCCAGAGAATTCGGTTGAAATTTATAATCGCTGGGGAGTTCTGGTATTTGAGAGAGACAATTATAATAACAACGACAGGGCATTCAAAGGAATTTCTGAAGGAAGAGTAACTGTTAAACAATCTGAAGAATTACCCGTTGGAGTTTATTTTTATGTTGTTAAATATAAAGAAGTTGACTCTAAAATTTATAAAAAATCGGGTTACCTATATCTAAATAGGAAATAA
- a CDS encoding HD domain-containing protein, with amino-acid sequence MKKNWDLLYHTIINLLKENLAPFLTYHDWEHTEHVIKMAEYIGHKENMSEEDILLIKTASLFHDAGFINATSDGHEEKSILLAEEKLPQFGYTKNEIKIIIGMIQATAIPQIPKTKLECVIADADLEYLGTDNFERIGTNLYLEIKHTNPNLTIIEWNEIQIKFLQNHHYHTPYCIQYREPMKKRNLELLMKKAI; translated from the coding sequence ATGAAAAAAAACTGGGATTTATTGTACCACACCATCATAAACTTATTAAAAGAGAACCTTGCCCCTTTTTTAACCTATCATGATTGGGAACATACTGAACACGTCATTAAAATGGCTGAATATATTGGGCATAAAGAAAATATGTCTGAAGAGGATATTTTATTAATAAAAACAGCCTCGTTGTTTCATGACGCCGGATTTATAAACGCTACTTCCGATGGGCATGAAGAAAAAAGTATACTACTCGCGGAAGAAAAATTACCCCAATTTGGTTACACTAAAAACGAAATTAAAATCATCATTGGAATGATACAAGCAACGGCTATTCCGCAAATACCTAAAACCAAATTAGAATGTGTAATTGCCGATGCCGACTTAGAATATCTTGGTACCGATAATTTTGAACGCATAGGAACAAATCTCTACCTTGAAATAAAACATACAAACCCAAACCTAACCATAATTGAATGGAACGAGATTCAAATTAAGTTCCTCCAAAATCATCATTACCACACTCCGTATTGCATTCAATACAGAGAACCTATGAAAAAAAGAAATCTAGAATTACTTATGAAGAAAGCAATATAA